From the Dama dama isolate Ldn47 chromosome 24, ASM3311817v1, whole genome shotgun sequence genome, one window contains:
- the PROK2 gene encoding LOW QUALITY PROTEIN: prokineticin-2 (The sequence of the model RefSeq protein was modified relative to this genomic sequence to represent the inferred CDS: substituted 1 base at 1 genomic stop codon) codes for MRSPRCARLLLLLLLLPLLLTPPAGDAAIITGACKNDPQCGGGMCCAVSIWVKSIRICTPMGKVGDSCHPMSHKSHFGNGRXERRKRKRRKGKENMSMVPYMGERKHYTCPCLPDLACSRNSSKRYTCSARK; via the exons ATGAGAAGCCCGCGCTGCGCCcgcctgctgcttctgctgctgctgctgccgctgctgctcaCGCCTCCCGCCGGCGACGCCGCGATCATCACTGGG GCCTGCAAAAATGACCCCCAGTGTGGTGGAGGCATGTGCTGTGCTGTTAGTATCTGGGTTAAGAGCATACGGATCTGCACACCGATGGGCAAAGTGGGAGACAGTTGCCATCCGATGAGTCATAAA AGCCATTTTGGAAATGGAaggtaggaaagaagaaagaggaagagaagaaaaggtaAGGAGAACATGAGCATG gttCCATATATGGGGGAAAGAAAGCATTACACATGTCCATGCCTGCCCGACTTAGCCTGTTCACGGAATTCGTCTAAACGATATACTTGTTCAGCCCGGAAGTAA
- the GPR27 gene encoding probable G-protein coupled receptor 27, with the protein MANASEPGGGGGGGGGGEAAALGLKLATLSLLLCVSLAGNVLFALLIVRERSLHRAPYYLLLDLCLADGLRALACLPAVMLAARRAAAAAGAPPGALGCKLLAFLAALFCFHAAFLLLGVGVTRYLAIAHHRFYAERLAGWPCAAMLVCAAWALALAAAFPPVLDGGGGGGGGDDEDAPCALEQRPDGAPGALGFLLLLAVVVGATHLVYLRLLFFIHDRRKMRPARLVPAVSHDWTFHGPGATGQAAANWTAGFGRGPTPPALVGIRPAGPGRGARRLLVLEEFKTEKRLCKMFYAVTLLFLLLWGPYVVASYLRVLVRPGAVPQAYLTASVWLTFAQAGINPVVCFLFNRELRDCFRAQFPCCQSPQATQATLPCDLKGIGL; encoded by the coding sequence ATGGCGAACGCAAGCGaaccgggcggcggcggcggcggcggcggcggcggggaggCGGCCGCCCTGGGCCTCAAGCTGGCCACGCTCAGCCTGCTGCTGTGCGTAAGCCTGGCGGGCAACGTGCTGTTCGCGCTGCTCATCGTTCGGGAGCGCAGCCTGCACCGCGCCCCGTACTACCTGCTGCTCGACCTGTGCCTGGCCGACGGGCTGCGCGCGCTCGCCTGCCTCCCGGCCGTCATGCTGGCGGCGCGGCGGGCCGCGGCCGCCGCGGGGGCGCCGCCGGGCGCGCTGGGCTGCAAGCTGCTCGCCTTCCTGGCCGCGCTCTTCTGCTTCCACGCCGCCTTCCTGCTGCTCGGCGTGGGCGTCACCCGCTACCTGGCTATCGCGCACCACCGCTTCTACGCCGAACGCCTGGCCGGCTGGCCGTGCGCCGCCATGCTGGTGTGCGCCGCCTGGGCGCTGGCGCTGGCCGCGGCCTTCCCGCCCGTGCtggacggcggcggcggcggcggcggcggcgacgacGAGGACGCGCCGTGCGCCCTGGAGCAGCGGCCCGACGGCGCCCCGGGCGCGCTgggcttcctgctgctgctggccgTGGTGGTGGGCGCCACGCACCTCGTCTACCTCCGCCTGCTCTTCTTCATCCACGACCGCCGCAAGATGCGGCCCGCGCGCCTCGTGCCCGCCGTCAGCCACGACTGGACCTTCCACGGCCCCGGCGCCACCGGCCAGGCGGCCGCCAACTGGACGGCCGGCTTCGGCCGCGGGCCCACGCCGCCGGCCCTCGTGGGCATCCGGCCGGCCGGGCCGGGTCGTGGCGCGCGCCGCCTCCTCGTGCTCGAGGAGTTCAAGACGGAGAAGAGGCTGTGCAAGATGTTCTACGCCGTCACGCtgctcttcctgctcctctgggGGCCCTACGTCGTGGCCAGCTACCTGCGGGTCCTGGTGCGGCCCGGCGCCGTCCCCCAGGCCTACCTGACGGCCTCCGTGTGGCTGACCTTCGCGCAGGCCGGCATCAACCCCGTCGTGTGCTTCCTCTTCAACAGGGAGCTCAGGGACTGCTTCCGCGCCCAATTCCCCTGCTGCCAGAGCCCGCAGGCCACCCAGGCCACCCTCCCCTGCGACTTGAAAGGCATCGGTTTATAA